A genomic stretch from Chloroflexota bacterium includes:
- a CDS encoding crosslink repair DNA glycosylase YcaQ family protein, with translation MTAARGEPRPLSIQNARRLALTAQRLAGPAPSVPEPILDTVRAIGRLQLDPTPTVARTHLLVLWSRLGRYDVEDLDRLLWHERRLWEHDAFIYPVEDYPLRLAYMRLFPDTSTARGRLVRDWLAANRVFADAVMRQLERDGPTVSSGFEDRSVLPWASSGWNDNRNVSRMLELLGAQGRVVVGGRRGNERVWDLPDRFLPSDVSREPMDLRQAAQVRTERLVRTLGVASRRELLLAGRGLPQDPFDALEADGRLVPVEVVGWPGVRHVHVDDIPALEAIEAGTWSSRTTFLSPFDNLIADRERVSELFRFVYAMELYVPAAKRRYGYWVMPVLHGGVLIGRLDLAVDRSRRVLVAKAVHAEPDAPPGARVARAIGSALADLAAFAGADSVEVVGPVPRGWSEVAG, from the coding sequence ATGACCGCCGCACGCGGGGAGCCGCGACCCCTCTCGATCCAGAACGCCCGGCGCCTGGCGCTCACCGCTCAACGCCTGGCGGGGCCGGCGCCATCGGTCCCCGAGCCCATCCTGGACACGGTCCGCGCCATCGGTCGCCTTCAGCTGGACCCGACGCCGACGGTCGCGCGCACGCATCTGCTGGTCCTGTGGAGTCGTCTGGGCCGATACGACGTGGAGGACCTGGACCGGCTGCTGTGGCACGAGCGACGCCTCTGGGAACACGACGCGTTCATCTACCCGGTCGAGGACTACCCGTTGCGACTGGCGTACATGCGCCTGTTCCCCGACACGTCGACCGCCCGCGGCCGCCTTGTCCGCGATTGGCTGGCCGCGAACCGGGTCTTCGCCGACGCGGTCATGCGGCAGCTGGAGCGGGACGGCCCAACCGTGTCGTCGGGGTTCGAGGATCGCAGCGTCCTGCCGTGGGCCTCGTCCGGCTGGAACGACAACCGCAACGTCAGCCGCATGCTGGAGCTGCTGGGCGCCCAGGGACGGGTGGTCGTGGGCGGGCGACGCGGCAACGAGCGAGTGTGGGACCTGCCGGACCGATTCCTGCCCTCGGATGTTTCCCGTGAGCCGATGGATCTGCGCCAGGCGGCGCAGGTCCGAACCGAACGCCTGGTGCGTACCCTCGGCGTCGCCTCTCGGCGCGAGTTGCTGCTCGCCGGGCGGGGGCTGCCGCAGGACCCATTTGACGCCCTGGAAGCCGATGGCCGGCTGGTGCCGGTCGAGGTGGTCGGCTGGCCCGGAGTTCGGCATGTCCACGTCGACGACATTCCGGCGCTGGAAGCGATCGAAGCCGGCACGTGGTCCAGCCGGACCACGTTCCTGTCGCCGTTCGACAACCTCATCGCCGATCGCGAACGGGTGTCCGAGCTGTTCAGGTTCGTCTACGCCATGGAGCTGTACGTGCCGGCCGCCAAGCGCCGGTACGGGTACTGGGTCATGCCCGTTCTCCACGGCGGAGTACTCATCGGACGGCTGGACCTCGCCGTCGATCGGTCGCGCCGGGTGCTGGTGGCCAAGGCGGTCCATGCCGAGCCGGACGCGCCACCCGGCGCGCGCGTGGCGCGCGCCATCGGTTCCGCGCTGGCAGACCTCGCCGCCTTTGCTGGCGCCGATTCGGTGGAGGTGGTGGGTCCGGTTCCCAGGGGTTGGTCCGAGGTGGCCGGCTGA